TGGTCCGGCACCGCGTTCGACCACGAACGGGCCTCGGAGGGGTACCCGCTCCTGGGCGCACACCAGTATCTCTCCTGTGACGCCTGCCACGTCACCCCCTCGCTCGCGCCGCGCTTCACGCCTTCCGACGCCAACGACTGCTATACCTGCCACGAGGCCGACTATACGCGCGAACACGCCGGCACCGGGTTTACGACGGTCTGCCTCGATTGCCACACCACCGACTCGTGGGATGGCGCTACATTCGACCACGACAGCGAAAACTTCCCCATCTTCTCGGGCGAACACCGGGGTAAATGGAACAACGACTGCCAGACCTGCCACGACACGCCCGGCCAATTCATGGCCTTCACGTGCTTCAATTGCCACGAGCATCGCCAGAGCAGCATGGATAGCGAACACCGCGGCGTCCGCAATTACCTCTACGACTCAGCCGCCTGCTACGCCTGCCATCCCCGCGGCCGCGAAGACGATTGAGGGGGAGAGTTCAAGGCGGAAGGTTCAAGGTTTAAGGCGCGGTGAACGACCACGGCGAACTCTTTGAACATTGAACATTGAACATTGAACCTTAATCCTCACAGAATCACCAGATCCTCCACGAAGACCAGCTCGCAGGCGCCATTTCCGGTGTCGGCGCGGGTCAGCGAGCTTTTCCAGTGGAATCCGTCCGGTCCGCTCACTTCGATGAGCTTGCCGGTGATGCGCACCACGTCGCCGTCGCGAACGCGGCCGAGGGTGCGACGCACGAGGTCGTCGGCCGGCACCATGTGCATGTTGGCGCTGCTGGACACGATTTCGCCCAGCGGAATCGGCAGGTCGCGGGCACGCCAGCGGTACCAGCGCCACGACTGCGAGATCGACAGCCGGTCGATCACGGCGGAGTCGGACATACGCCCCCAGCCCAGCGCCAGATCGTACGGCGCCAGCTCGGCGCCGCGGTCGAACCAGTAGCGCTCCTTCCCCAGCACCCGCGCCGTCAATTCGAACGTCGCCAGGGGCAGGATGCGGTAGGCGCCATGTGGAAACGCCCCTTGCCGGGCCAGATTGGTCTGCGCCGGCGGCTCGGGAGCGAGCACGCCGGGCGGATGGTCCAGCGCGCAACCCGAAGCCAGCGAGCAAAGCAGTAACACGATCAGCGGGGTGCGCATCACAAGGCAGCGACAGATGGTACTCGATCAGGAACACGGCGTGTTTCAGGCGCCGGCTTCCCTCTGGATTCGTCGCATCCGACCGCCGCGCCGAACGCAACCTGGCGGCGCCTCACGAGTACCCGAGCAAACCCGTTACGCCATGCCGGACACACCCTATACCCCCATCGATTGCGGCTTTTACGACATCCTGGAAGATCAGGCGGTGCGGGGGGTTCCCTGTGAAATCGTCTATCTGGACCCGGAAGAAAACCAGCGGGTGGTGGAAACGCGGATTCTGGATGTCTACGCCCGGGGAAACGAGGAATTCATCGTCCTGGCCGCGACGGCGGACGATCCCCCCATCCGACTCGATCGCCTCGTGCGCGTCGCCGGCGTGGACCGCCCGGCGTCGTGCGCGCCATCCCCATGACCGACGCCCTGCTCATCGTACTGGCCGGCCTGCTGGGCGGCGCCCACTGCATTGGCATGTGTGGGGGCTTCCCGCTGATGATCGCCCATCTCTCCCCCGACACCGGCAGCCGGACGGCCCGCATGGGCCTCTACGGGCTGGGAAAAACGGTGAGCTACATGGCGCTCGGGCTCGTCGCCGGCGGCGGCGGCGCCCTGATGCACCTGCTTATGGGCGGCCAGCAGATCCTGGCGGGGATCCTCGGCGGGCTGCTGATCGTCGCGGGCGTCACCTATCTCTTCGGACAGCGCGGCCTCGCCGGCAGCCGGCTCGTCGCGCGCGGCACGGCCTGGCTCGCGGCCGCGCTGAAGCGCCTCTTCGATCGGGGAGGCGCCACCGGAGCCCTCAGCGTCGGACTCATGAACGGCCTCCTGCCCTGCCCGCTGGTCTACGCCATGCTCCTCCGCGCCGGCGCCGCCGCCACCCCGCTGGACGGCGCCCTGACCATGGGGTTGTTCGGCCTGGGGACGCTGCCGGCCCTCTTCGGCCTCGCGTGGGCCGGCCAGTTCATCAAACCCTACTGGCGTCAACGCATTAATGTCGTCACCGGGCTCCTGCTCATCGCGCTCGGCATCATGACCATCCTTCGCGGCATGGGCGCCCACCATTGATGGAAAGGGGGGTAAGGGGGGTGAGATACGAGATGCTGGATATTTAGCGATAATCGCGCATGCAAATCCGGCAGCGCAAAATCCCGCATCCCATAACCCACATCCCCCATCGAGCATCCTCCCTACCCCCGTTCAGTTACTGTCCACTTATCAAACGCAATTTGCTCCACGCCTGTCGCACAATTGCACACTGGAAGCGCTTCGAAGCACCCGGAATGGCGAATGGTCCTTCAGTTGCCAGTTATTCCGAGACCAATCCGTTCCAATTTCAAAACGGCGGCCCGCCTCGTCATCGATCCAACCGATGGCGGGGGTGTGCGGCCGATCGAGACGCGCGAAAACATGCAATAGCCGGTTCACCACCGGACAACCCGTATTGCCGACCCATGGCCATCCACCTCAACCCGATGCCGCGAGAGGAGCTATACCTCATCTCGCTAACCGGCTTCGTTTCCGGCAAGGAACTCCTGCCGACGCTCGAAGCCCTCTGGCTGCAAGACGATTTCAGGCCCTCCTACAATCAGATCTGGGACTGCCGGGGAATCGACGAACTCGACATGGACTTGCCCGACTTGACCGCTCTGGTCAAACTCCTCCGCACGTTCGTCCCCCCCGAAGCCTGTGAACCTGGCAAAATCGCGGTCGTCACCGCCCGCTTTGTCGACTACACGTTTGCGCGCGCCCTCTTCGGCCTGACCAAATCGTGCAGGCATCCCCGAAAGGTCTTCCACTCCACGGTCGAAGCCGAAGTGTGGCTCTCCATCGCGAAGGAGTCCGCCCGCACCGAGTCCTGAACCCGGGTCATGTCGAGCCGGTTGATTCCTCGTTCCGCCGGCTCAGGGATGGCGTTTCTTTGAGGGCGTGGTCTTTCGGGCGCGCGACGGCGCGGCCGCTTTCCGCGCGCCTCGTTTCGGGGTTTCGCCGGCCTGCGCGCGCTCCGCTTCCGCCACGGTCTGGACGGCGCGAAGGACGCTATCCGGCAACAGGGATATCGAATCGATCCCGGCATCCACCAGGAACGCCGCGAAATCCGGGTGATCGCTCGGGGCCTGGCCACAGATGCCCACGGGCCGGCCGGCGGCATGGGCCTTGACAATGAGGTCGCGGATCGTCTCGATCACCGCCTCGTTGCGCTCGTCGAACAGGTACGCGAGCTTCGCCGAGTCGCGGTCGACGCCGAGCATGAGCTGCGTCAGGTCGTTCGAACCGATCGAGAAGCCGTCGAACCGCTCCGCGAACCGGGCCGCCAGGGTTACGTTGGCGGGGATTTCCGCCATCACATAGACCTCGAGTCCGTTCACCCCCCGTCTGAGCCCGTTCGCGGCCATTTCGGCCAGAACGCGGTCGGCTTCCTCAAGCGTGCGGCAGAACGGGATCATCACGATTACATTCGTGAACCCCATCTCTTCGCGCACGCGCCGGATGGCGCGGCATTCAAGCGCGAAGCCGGCGCGGTAGTCGTCGCTGTAATAGCGCGAGGCGCCCCGCCAGCCGAGCATCGGGTTTTCCTCCTCGGGCTCGAACGCCGCGCCGCCGATCAGATGGGCGTATTCGTTCGTCTTGAAGTCGCTCGTCCGAACGATCACCGGATCCGGGTGCTGCGAGGCCGCGATCATCGCGATGCCCTGGGCCAGGTGCTCGACAAAGTAGTCGGTCTTGTCCGCGTAGCCGCGTGTCAGCGTTTCGATCCGGGCGCGCGCCGCTTCGTCCTGCACGCGCTCCGGTTCCACCAGCGCCATCGGGTGGATCTTGATGACGTTGTTGATGATGTATTCCATGCGCGCCAGGCCGACGCCCCGGCTGGGGAGTCGCCACCAGCGCATCGCGGCGGCGGGGCTGGCGATGTTGATCATGATGCGCGTCCGCGTCTCGGGGATCGCGGAGAGATCGAGATCGA
The window above is part of the Rhodothermales bacterium genome. Proteins encoded here:
- a CDS encoding sulfite exporter TauE/SafE family protein, with amino-acid sequence MTDALLIVLAGLLGGAHCIGMCGGFPLMIAHLSPDTGSRTARMGLYGLGKTVSYMALGLVAGGGGALMHLLMGGQQILAGILGGLLIVAGVTYLFGQRGLAGSRLVARGTAWLAAALKRLFDRGGATGALSVGLMNGLLPCPLVYAMLLRAGAAATPLDGALTMGLFGLGTLPALFGLAWAGQFIKPYWRQRINVVTGLLLIALGIMTILRGMGAHH